One window of Triplophysa rosa linkage group LG10, Trosa_1v2, whole genome shotgun sequence genomic DNA carries:
- the LOC130560813 gene encoding 28S ribosomal protein S5, mitochondrial-like, translated as MAAVTRLCCVLRLSYEGVGTLRALGGAAQLSHFVRRSPTQHAPVTATLQPNRHSSFFNKLTAEELWRGVLAETGAGARKGRGKRTKRKLKRDLNRGQNLGEGRAGYLWPGLNTAVYKDGSVQRPSQRGEAEQKEVTAALERQRDEWDKRRKTKIKRERGWTGNSWGGISLGPPDPGPNGETYEDFDSRVIEVKSVFNITAKEGRKRSISALVAVGNGNGAAGFALGKAADRNTALRKAKNRAVHYLYYIERYNNHTIYHDIESTFKRTTLRIKKQNEGYGLHCHRAVITLCKLIGMKDMYAKVEGSVNLLNITRALFHGLASQETHQTLADKKQLNVVEFRDEQGPLPVIVARPQLGTRKEPEVQDEVPNTRLHWGEVKAAQGVKRSVWAGVKRTIW; from the exons ATGGCGGCTGTCACAAGGCTGTGTTGTGTCCTCAGGTTATCATATGAAG GTGTTGGAACACTGAGAGCACTAGGGGGCGCCGCTCAACTATCCCACTTTGTCAGACGCAGTCCGACCCAGCACGCTCCAGTCACAGCCACCCTGCAGCCAAACAGACATAGCAGCTTCTTCAACAAAT TGACAGCTGAAGAGCTCTGGCGGGGTGTCTTAGCTGAGACTGGCGCCGGTGCCAGAAAGGGACGAGGAAAGAGAACCAAACGTAAATTGAAAAGAGATCTCAACAGAGGACAGAATCTTGGAGAAG GTCGTGCTGGGTATCTGTGGCCCGGTCTGAACACGGCTGTGTATAAGGATGGTTCCGTCCAGAGGCCCTCACAGCGAGGGGAGGCAGAGCAAAAAGAGGTCACAGCAGCCCTGGAACGCCAAAGAGATGAATGGGACAAACGCAGGAAGAccaagataaagagagagagaggatggacGGGCAACTCCTGGGGTGGGATCAGTCTGGGCCCGCCGGACCCAGGTCCCAACGGAG AAACGTATGAAGATTTCGACTCGCGTGTCATAGAG gtcaagAGTGTGTTTAACATCACAGCCAAGGAGGGGAGGAAGAGATCTATTAGTGCTCTAGTCGCCGTGGGCAATGGAAACGGGGCCGCAG GATTTGCACTGGGGAAGGCAGCAGACAGGAACACTGCACTTAGAAAA GCAAAGAACCGAGCTGTGCATTATCTCTACTACATCGAAAGATACAACAACCATACCA TATATCATGACATCGAGTCCACCTTTAAAAGGACCACGCTAAGAATTAAGAAACAGAACGAAG GTTATGGCTTGCACTGTCATAGGGCTGTTATCACTCTCTGTAAGCTGATTGGAATGAAGGACATGTATGCTAAAGTGGAGGGCTCCGTCAACCTCCTCAACATCACCAGAGCCCTGTTTCATGGCCTGGCTAGTCAG GAGACTCATCAGACTCTAGCTGATAAAAAGCAGCTTAACGTGGTGGAGTTCAGGGACGAGCAGGGGCCTCTGCCTGTCATCGTGGCCCGGCCACAGCTTGGTACACGTAAGGAACCGGAAGTGCAGGATGAGGTACCCAACACGCGTCTGCACTGGGGGGAAGTGAAAGCTGCGCAGGGTGTAAAGAGATCAGTGTGGGCAGGGGTCAAAAGGACCATCTGGTGA
- the LOC130560771 gene encoding myelin and lymphocyte protein-like has translation MAAATQQSMASLPSGFRVCSTAPDILYMPELVCGGLVWILVASTHVQPNNPLGWVMFVSVFCFVTTFLWLITFACGGHKNRGICSLLDFLYHLIAAMFYLSASVPLATVTINMRNATTIAIYPFNYYQIDIAAVVFAYLATLLYFIHCILSACRWKSFC, from the exons ATGGCAGCAGCCACGCAGCAGTCGATGGCGAGTCTGCCCAGCGGATTCCGCGTCTGTTCCACCGCACCGGACATCCTCTACATGCCTGAACTG GTGTGTGGAGGGCTGGTTTGGATCCTGGTGGCTTCCACACACGTGCAACCCAACAATCCTCTTGGATGGGTCATGTTTGTGTCTGTATTCTGCTTTGTAACCACTTTTCTCTGGTTAATCACGTTTGCCTGCGGGGGACACAAGAACAGGGGAATCTGCTCTTTACTG GACTTTCTTTATCACCTGATTGCTGCAATGTTTTACCTGAGTGCCTCGGTCCCTCTGGCCACTGTGACCATCAACATGAGAAACGCAACCACCATTGCCATATATCCCTTTAACTACTACCAGATCGACATTGCGGCAGTG GTATTCGCCTACCTCGCCACATTGCTCTACTTCATCCACTGCATCCTTTCTGCTTGTCGATGGAAATCCTTCTGTTGA
- the LOC130560772 gene encoding myelin and lymphocyte protein-like encodes MSAAVLPSGGSIFTTLPDVLFFPEFVFGGLVWTLVASTQVVFPNPLGWVMFVSIFCFVMTTIWFFIFLTGKNQSGIWPSLDVGYHATAALFYLSASVLLALVTITSRVSPLASGFFKIYQILIAAVVMAFITTLLYCIHAMFSAFRWKSS; translated from the exons ATGTCTGCTGCAGTGCTTCCCAGTGGCGGTTCAATTTTTACCACCTTGCCTGATGTTCTCTTCTTCCCAGAGTTT GTGTTTGGTGGATTGGTGTGGACCCTGGTAGCTTCCACACAAGTGGTCTTTCCAAATCCTCTGGGCTGGGTCATGTTTGTGTCCATATTTTGCTTTGTCATGACCACCATTTGGTTCTTTATATTCCTCACTGGTAAAAACCAGAGTGGCATCTGGCCTAGTCTG GATGTTGGATATCATGCCACTGCTGCATTATTTTATCTAAGTGCATCTGTGCTTCTGGCTCTAGTCACTATCACGTCGAGAGTATCACCTCTTGCAAGTGGTTTTTTCAAGATCTACCAGATATTAATTGCCGCTGTG GTGATGGCCTTCATTACCACATTGCTGTACTGCATTCATGCAATGTTTTCCGCTTTCCGGTGGAAGTCGTCCTGA